In Fusarium oxysporum Fo47 chromosome XII, complete sequence, one DNA window encodes the following:
- a CDS encoding chitin synthase class III: protein MGFNPQGQGNGPNYDAPREMQDLPAGQAYHFRESDETAAARVSPVSNPYEPDYDQLSPPPPLGAQRPVPEQNESSRDLLHSSYQGSVGHNSFDGHSFGHNSYGPGAFGHYPADQHGRMPGSPGYEYPEPEYDVEASRLAESRLSVMHRAPTMQDWGQNGEALSVPDFAHGRPDSTYQEFDVDESWMMRQQQNQLAGGLGRSKTRKVKLVQGSVLSIDYPVPSAIKNAVEPRYRSGPGSMEEEFTKMRYTAATCDPNDFTLRNGFNLRPKMYNRHTELLIAITYYNEDKVLLARTLHGTMQNIRDIVNLKRSKFWNKGGPAWQKIVVCLVFDGIDKVDKNVFDVLATVGIYQDGVLKKDVNGKETVAHIFEYTSQVSVTPDQQLVRPDPDKPHRNLPPVQFIFCLKQKNSKKINSHRWLFNAFGRILNPEVAILIDAGTKPGPRALLSLWEGFYNDRDLGGACGEIHVMLGKGGKMLLNPLVAVQNFEYKISNVLDKPLESAFGYVSVLPGAFSAYRFRAIMGRPLEQYFHGDHTLSKSLGKKGIDGMNIFKKNMFLAEDRILCFELVAKASQKWHLSYIKASKGETDVPEGAAEFIGQRRRWLNGSFAMSLYSLMHFGRMYGSGHNLIRLFFLHIQFVYNLVNVLFSWFSLAAFYLTTTIIMKLVGTPQVLSEYHGWPFGDTATPIVNVLIKYIYIAFLVLQFVLALGNRPKGAQYTYVLSFMVFGLIQLYLLVLTGYLVYRAFTGTPIEEQISFESGKAFFDSFFGGDTGVAGLIIIALFTIYGLNYIASFLYLDPWHMFHSFPQYLVLMSTYINILMVYAFNNWHDVSWGTKGSDTAEALPSAMIVKDEKGKEAVVEEIEQEQEDIDSKFEKVVWRALAPMSEMAEEKPEKKDVEDSYKSFRTGLVILWLLCNIVLIVVVTTDDFITLGVSKAADVRTPTYFRVLLYSTAVLSIVRFFGFLWFIGRTGIMCCIARR, encoded by the exons ATGGGTTTTAATCCGCAAGGCCAAGGCAACGGCCCAAACTATGATGCGCCACGGGAAATGCAAGATTTACCAGCTGGCCAAGCT TACCACTTTCGCGAATCTGACGAAACAGCCGCCGCTCGTGTTTCTCCTGTGAGCAATCCTTACGAACCAGACTATGATCAATTGTCCCCTCCCCCTCCGCTGGGCGCACAACGACCCGTCCCCGAGCAGAATGAGTCGAGCCGCGATCTTCTACACAGTTCATACCAAGGCAGCGTAGGCCATAACAGCTTTGACGGCCATAGTTTTGGTCACAACAGCTATGGACCTGGTGCTTTTGGGCATTATCCTGCTGACCAGCACGGTCGCATGCCTGGGTCTCCGGGCTACGAATACCCAGAGCCTGAGTACGATGTCGAAGCTTCGCGTTTGGCAGAATCTCGTCTCTCCGTCATGCATCGCGCCCCTACGATGCAAGATTGGGGTCAGAATGGCGAGGCTCTGTCTGTTCCAGACTTTGCCCACGGACGCCCCGACTCAACGTACCAGGAGTTCGATGTCGACGAGAGCTGGATGATGCGACAGCAGCAGAACCAACTCGCAGGTGGTCTCGGTCGCTCAAAGACCCGTAAAGTCAAGCTCGTTCAGGGCTCCGTTCTCAGCATCGATTACCCCGTGCCCAGCGCCATCAAAAACGCCGTTGAACCGCGATACCGAAGCGGCCCCGGAAGCATGGAGGAGGAGTTCACAAAGATGCGCTACACAGCTGCTACATGCGACCCCAACGATTTCACCCTGCGAAACGGCTTTAACCTCCGCCCTAAGATGTACAACCGTCATACAGAACTGctcatcgccatcacctATTACAACGAGGACAAGGTGCTACTTGCGCGTACCCTCCACGGAACGATGCAGAACATTCGGGACATTGTGAACCTCAAGCGCTCCAAGTTCTGGAACAAGGGCGGTCCTGCGTGGCAGAAGATCGTCGTTTGTCTCGTATTCGACGGTATCGACAAGGTCGACAAGAACGTCTTCGACGTGCTCGCGACGGTTGGTATCTATCAAGATGGCGTTCTCAAAAAGGATGTCAATGGCAAAGAAACCGTCGCCCATATTTTCGAGTACACCAGCCAAGTCTCCGTGACACCCGATCAACAGCTCGTCCGTCCCGATCCCGACAAGCCTCATCGCAATCTCCCCCCCGTCCAGTTTATCTTCTGTctcaagcagaagaacagcAAGAAGATCAATTCGCATCGCTGGCTCTTCAATGCCTTTGGCCGCATTCTTAACCCGGAGGTCGCCATCCTCATTGATGCCGGAACGAAGCCCGGCCCCCGCGCCCTGCTGTCCCTCTGGGAGGGCTTCTACAACGATCGTGATCTCGGCGGCGCCTGTGGAGAGATCCATGTCATGCTTGGCAAGGGTGGAAAGATGCTTCTCAATCCACTCGTCGCGGTGCAGAATTTCGAATATAAGATCTCCAACGTCCTCGATAAACCGCTCGAAAGTGCCTTTGGATATGTTAGTGTTTTGCCTGGTGCTTTCTCGGCGTATCGCTTCCGCGCTATCATGGGTAGACCTCTGGAGCAGTACTTTCACGGCGACCATACGCTCTCCAAATCATTGGGCAAGAAGGGTATTGACGGCATGAACATCTTCAAAAAGAACATGTTCCTTGCCGAGGATCGAATTCTCTGCTTCGAGTTAGTCGCAAAGGCCAGTCAAAAGTGGCATCTCAGCTATATCAAGGCCTCCAAGGGCGAGACAGATGTTCCCGAAGGCGCTGCTGAGTTTATCGGTCAGCGACGTCGATGGCTCAACGGATCTTTCGCTATGTCGCTCTATTCCCTCATGCATTTCGGCCGAATGTATGGATCGGGGCATAACCTCATTCGTCTATTTTTCTTGCACATCCAGTTCGTGTATAACTTGGTCAATGTGCTGTTCTCTTGGTTCTCGCTCGCGGCTTTCTacctcaccaccaccatcatcatgaagcttgTCGGAACGCCCCAGGTTCTCTCGGAATACCATGGCTGGCCATTCGGCGATACAGCCACGCCGATTGTCAACGTCCTGATCAAATACATATACATCGCCTTCCTCGTCCTTCAATTCGTCCTCGCTCTTGGAAACAGACCTAAAGGCGCACAATACACCTACGTCCTCTCCTTCATGGTGTTCGGTCTCATCCAGCTGTATCTTCTCGTCTTGACTGGTTATCTCGTGTACCGAGCTTTCACTGGAACGCCTATTGAGGAGCAGATCTCCTTCGAGTCCGGAAAAGCCTTCTTTGATAGTTTCTTCGGAGGCGATACCGGAGTCGCGGGACTGATCATTATTGCCCTCTTCACCATTTATGGTCTCAACTACATCGCATCCTTCTTATACCTCGACCCGTGGCACATGTTCCACTCGTTCCCTCAGTATCTCGTCCTCATGTCCACGTACATCAACATCCTGATGGTCTACGCCTTCAACAACTGGCACGATGTGTCATGGGGAACAAAGGGCTCTGATACTGCCGAAGCTCTGCCATCAGCCATGATcgtcaaggatgagaagggcaaggaagCTGTGGTCGAGGAAATTGAGCAGGAACAGGAGGATATCGACAGCAAGTTCGAGAAGGTCGTCTGGCGAGCTCTCGCACCCATGAGCGAAATGGCAGAGGAAAAgcccgagaagaaggacgtCGAAGATTCGTACAAGTCTTTCCGAACTGGTCTTGTTATTCTCTGGCTTCTCTGTAATATTGTTCTCATCGTCGTTGTCACCACAGACGATTTCATCACTCTCGGCGTCTCA AAAGCAGCAGACGTCCGCACGCCTACGTATTTCCGTGTTCTTCTTTACTCGACAGCTGTGCTGTCTATTGTACGCTTCTTCGGCTTCCTTTGGTTCATTGGACGAACCGGCATCATGTGCTGCATTGCGAGACGATAA
- a CDS encoding sarcosine oxidase, which produces MASSSYLIVGAGVFGVSTAYQLIQKYPNASVTIVDRDPYDGDNRVAASWDWNKVVRADYDDLLYCRLALEAQDIFESDPLWMPHFHKAGVFWVCRSDYAQDVINNYKKLGRASDIQVYTIEEAKKLYGGLYEEADYTGAKEVLVNRNSGWGAAGDSLRAVTREAMKLGVKYTVADVATVQIENGRATGIQTAKGEVISADTVILSTGAYTAKLLEYSAARHNLPDLRSGDRITAAGITTGMVTLDDQSFAKMKDMPVGFQGYTYRHNSPFIGSLPPTKDREIKWWGRNIFSNHRAVLPGRVVSAPPDEKDYAQWKVPNSLKEDIDNANRLFFGSKGAHWKYEKHRICWDAFTSSGDFIISPHAGAKGLYVATCGSFHGYKFFPVLGKYVVQMLEDKLEPELKEKWAWDRERPDAALNCEFPNSEMRDLLDPAARL; this is translated from the exons ATGGCCTCTTCATCATACCTCATCGTGGGAGCCGGTGTCTTTGGCGTCTCAACGGCCTACCAGCTCATCCAGAAGTACCCCAATGCTTCTGTCACAATTGTCGACAGAGATCCCTACGACGGCGACAACCGTGTAGCTGCATCTTGGGACTGGAACAAGGTTGTTCGCGCAGACTATGATGATCTCCTCTACTGCCGCCTCGCTCTTGAGGCGCAAGATATCTTCGAGTCTGATCCTCTCTGGATGCCTCACTTTCACAAGGCTGGTGTTTTCTGGGTGTGTCGCAGCGACTACGCTCAGGATGTCATCAACAACTACAAGAAGCTCGGCCGTGCTTCGGACATCCAAGTCTACACCATAGAGGAGGCTAAGAAGTTGTATGGCGGTCTATACGAGGAGGCTGACTACACCGGTGCCAAGGAGGTCCTTGTCAACAGAAACAGTGGCTGGGGAGCTGCAGGCGACTCTCTGCGCGCTGTGACGCGCGAGGCTATGAAGCTGGGTGTCAAGTACACCGTTGCAGATGTGGCTACGGTGCAGATTGAGAATGGTCGCGCCACAGGCATCCAAACGGCCAAGGGCGAGGTCATCTCGGCCGACACAGTTATCCTGTCTACCGGAGCATACACAGCCAAGCTTCTGGAATACAGCGCTGCACGCCACAACCTGCCTGATCTCCGATCCGGTGATCGCATCACAGCTGCTGGCATCACTACCGGCATGGTCACGCTTGATGACCAGTCTTttgccaagatgaaggacaTGCCCGTTGGCTTCCAAGGATATACCTATAGACACA ACTCTCCCTTCATTGGCAGTCTGCCACCTACCAAGGATCGTGAGATCAAGTGGTGGGGTCgcaacatcttcagcaatCACCGCGCAGTCCTCCCTGGCCGTGTCGTCTCCGCACCACCAGATGAGAAGGACTACGCCCAATGGAAGGTCCCCAACTCACTGAAGGAAGACATTGATAACGCCAACCGCCTGTTCTTCGGAAGCAAGGGTGCGCACTGGAAGTACGAGAAGCACCGCATCTGCTG GGACGCATTCACATCTAGTGGAGATTTCATCATCTCTCCGCACGCAGGTGCCAAGGGCCTGTACGTCGCGACATGCGGCTCGTTCCACGGATACAAGTTCTTCCCTGTGCTGGGCAAGTACGTGGTGCAGATGCTCGAGGACAAGCTCGAGcctgagctcaaggagaagtGGGCTTGGGACAGGGAGCGGCCCGATGCAGCTCTCAACTGCGAGTTCCCCAACTCGGAGATGAGGGACTTGTTGGATCCCGCTGCTAGACTGTAG